The sequence AGGACGTCCACGCGCTCCTCGAGGCCGACCTCGAGCGCGCAGGCGGCGTCGACGACCTCGCCGAGGCCGTCCGGCAGGGCGAAACCGATCCCTACAGCATCGCCTCCGACCTGCTCGACCCACTCGAGCGCTGTCTCGAGGACGTCGAGACTGACCTCGACGTCGACGCGAACGGCGTCACCGAGTCGGACGACCGCTGATGCCTCGCGAGTTGCAGACGACCTGAGAGGGCAGCCCCACGTTCAAGACCACTGACGACGAACGCTGGCGTATGCGTGCCCGAACCCTCCTCGCCGGGGCAGTCGGCGCCGTCGGCGCGGCCGTCCTCGGCAACCGAGCCCTCAGGCGACGTGCCGGTGATCTCGAGAACCCGCTCCCCGGGATCGAACGAACCTACCAGTGGCGCGGCATCGAGACCCGGTATACCGCCGCTGGCGATCCGGCAGACCCGGAACTCGTTCTCGTCCACGGTATCTATCCGGGAGCCGGCAGCCACGAGTTCGAACCGGTACTCGAGCGACTCGCCGAGCGCTACCGGGTCTACGCGATCGACCTCCCCGGCTTCGGTCTGTCGGAGCGACCCCCGCTCGTCTACTCGTCGACTCTCTACACCGAGTTTCTCCGGGACGTTATCGGTACTCTCGCGGACGAACCGACGCTGATCGCCTCCTCACTCACCGGATCGTACGCGGCGAACGCCGCCAGCGACCCTGCCGTCGACCTCGAGCACCTCGTGCTCGTCTGTCCGACGGACCACTCGGCCGACGAACGGCCAGTCTACCGCCGTCTCCTCCGGTCACCGGTCGCCGGGACGACGGCGTACAACCTGCTCTCGAGCAAGCGAGCGATTCGACAGTTCTACGAACAATCCGGGTTCTACGACCCCGCGAACGTCCGGTCCGACCTGATCGCCCAGACCTGGGACAGCGCTCACCAGCCAGGGGCGCGGTACGCGGTCGCCTCCCACGTCGCCGGGTCGCTCGATCCTGGCCCCTCGTTCGACCTCGGAGACGAACTCGCGTCGCTCCAGGTTCCGGTCACCCTGGTCTGGGGCCGGGACGCAGAGCGCGTCACCCTTCGGGAGGGGCGAACCCTCGCCGAAACCGCAGACTGTGATCTCGTCGTTCTGGACTACGCTACCCAGTTGCCCCACGTCGAGCACCCGGCCGAGTTCGTCGAGTACCTGTCGGCGGAACTGGTGGGCGTCGACACCGACGCTGGCGGGAGTGAGAGCTAAGCCCGGCCTCGAAAGTGAGTGCCGAACCCGAGGGTCGACAATAGAAACCCGGCAAACGAGAGACGAACGACGCCGATCAGACCGGCTCGCCGAACGCGTACATCGTCTCGTGGGCCGTTACTTCGAGGTCGACGAAGTCGCCGGGATCGAGGCCGTGCTCGCTCGCGTTCTGGACGATCACCTGTCGGTAAGCCGAGTCGCGACACTTCACGGAGTCGCCGACGCCGTCCTCGACGACGAGACAGTCAGCTCGCGTGTCGCCGACCATCTCGGCGTAGGCCTCGCCGACGATTTCGCGCTTCAGGGCGCTCATCTCCTTCGAACGCTCCTTCTTGATCGTCCCGCCGAGGCCCTTCATATCGGCGGCGTCGGTCCCCGGTCGCTTCGAAAACCGGGTGACGTTCACCTTCTCGGGACGGGTCTCCCGAAGTAGCTCGAGCGACTGCTGGTGATCTGCGTCGGTCTCGGTGGGGAAGCCGACGATGAAGTCAGTCGAGAGCGTCCAGTACTCGAGGGCCGCGTCGAAGGTCTCGACGACCTCGAGGTACTCCTCGACCTGATGCTGGCGGCGCATGTCGCCGAGGACGTCGTTGCTCCCGGACTGGACGGGTGCGTGCAGGAAGTCGTACAGTTCGTCGTACTCGGCGAAGACCTCGGCCAGTTCCTCGCGAATGCCGTGGACGCCCTTCGGATTCGCCATCCCGACGCGAACGCGGAAGTCGCCCTCGAGGTCGCAGATGCGCCCGAGGAGTTCGTGGAGCCTCCGTTCACCCTGGTCCCAGCCGTAGACGCCGGTGTCCTGACCTGTAATGCGGATTTCCTTCGCGCCCGCGTGGATCAGCGCGCGGGCCTTCGCGACGTTCTCCTCGATGGGCGGCGACTCGATCTTGCCCGTGGCGTGTTTGGTGATGCAGTACGAGCAGTCGGACATACAGCCCCGGGCGATCGGGAGGATGCCGACGACGCCATCGAGGATGGGCTCGGCGTCCGGCGTCGTGGTGGGACACTCGCCGTTTGTCACCGCCTCCGGGACCTCGTCCCAGTGGAGGACCTCACCGTCGACTCCCGCATCGTGAAACAGGTCGCCCTGGGCAAGGGCCATACAGCCGGTGACGTAGAGGTCCGCCGTTTCGTCCGCGAGTTCCTCCGCTCGTCGGAGCATGTTGCGCTCGGTCTTCTCGACGACCGTGCAGGTGTTGAGGATGGCCACGTCGGCCTCGTCGGGTCCGTCGACGCGGTGGTGACCGGCGTCGCGGAGCCGCCGCTCGATCTCGCGGCTCTCGCCGCGATTCGAGGTGCAACCGTATGTTTCGATGTGGTAGCGGGCCATCCCTCGTGATACGTCGTCAGAGGCGCGGAGTCAAAAGCCCGACGGATCGACGGCTCGAGTGTGCCCGTTCGGTTCCCAGAAAGAGTTAACCGACGGCACTCACAATGTACACACATGAGTTCGGAGAGTAAAAAGCGAGTGCAGTTTCGCGCTCCCCGGGGGTTAGTCGACCGTGCGGACGCCCTCGCGACCGTCTTCGAGACGGACAGGACGGACATCCTCACGGATGCACTCCGAGAGTATCTCCGAAATGCGTCCCACGACGACGAGATCACACAGGAAATCGCCAGCGCCTACTACGACGACGAGATCACGTTCGAGCAATTGACGGCGCTCGTCGGCCACGAGTCGGCGGCAAACTTCCGGGTCCTCAAAACGCAACTGAACGACGACTTTCTCGACGACGCTACGACGGAGTTGTCGGATTCGTAGATGGCACGGATCGTTGCAGACACGTCCGCACTCGTGAGTCTTGGGACGGCTGCTAACCACGACGTTCGGCCACTCGATCACCTCGTCGACGAGCACGAGGTCGTCGTTCCCGAACGTGTCGTCGGCGAATTGCGAGAGACCGCAGCGTACGACGACCGATCCGGAACCGGTGCTGGGGCCGTCCTCGAGCGGCTGTCTCGTATCGAGGTCCATCAGACCGAACTGGACCCAGATTTTCCGCTCGACGATGGCGAGAACGCCGCCGTCACGTTGGCCAACGACCTCGAAGCGACGCAGTTACTCTGTGACGAGTTCAACCAGCTCGCACTCGTACACGCGTCGCTTGCCACTACCCGACTCGTGACCACGCCGACGCTCCTCATCGCGTTCATGCGGAACGGACACCTAGAGGCAGCCGACGCACTCGAGGTGCTCTCGGACCTTCGTGCTGCCCGAAGCTGGGAGGGGAATGCCTACGTCTCTCGTGCTGTGGCCACCCTGGATCGAGAGTTGGATTGATGGTTCGGTGCTCGGGCAAGTGGTGTGGGAATTCGTAAGCGTGCTATCTCGAGTCGTCTGAAAGAGGAACGTACGGTAATGTAGAACCGATGAGGCAAAAGAATTTATATAAAAATTTATCATGGTCCCGGGCAGATCCGAACCGCGAGGACTCGAATCCTCTCGTCTTCTGGGCTCGAACCGCCGAGGATACTTGCGCCTCACGAGTTTGTTCGGCGCAAAAGTAGTCCCGGGCGGATTCGAACCGCCGTCCTGAGCTCTCTTCCGTGACGGCCGAAACCGAACACGTCCAAAGGCTCAGATGATTGGCCACTACACCACGGGACTTCTCGTTTCACTCGTCGTCCCGTGTACCTCACAGTTCCGTTGGAACTGCTTGCCACCACGGGACTTCACACTACGACCGAAGTCCCGTGAGGCTCGTAAATCCGTTGGATTTACTCACCACCACGGGACTGCCGTAGTGTGTTCGAATTTCGGTAAGCCACGGTCACACAATAGTGTTACTTTTCGCCGTCAATCGGAACCGGAATCGTCCCCTCCTCGGCCAGGCGATGACAGCTCCGACAGAGCGTAATCACGTTCTCCATCGTGTGCGCTTCGTCCGGGTCGTCGAACGAACGGACGGGCTGGACGTGGTGGACGTCTGGATTTCGACCGATCTCGTCTCGACCGACCCCACAGTGGCGGCACTCGTATCCGTCTCGCTCGAGCGCCTGCCGTCTGATTTTCCACCACCGCTGCCCGTAATCAATCTCGCCACCTTCCCACTGGTGGTGGTCCGGGCCGACGACGTTCTCGGAGAGCCACTCGCCGTGACAGGTGCGAGAACAGAATACTCCTTGCGTTCGCTTCTCGAGCAGTCTGGAACGGACCTCGATCGAGGCGCTGCAGGCCCGACACTCGACTGATATGCGCTCCCCCTTCTCCGATGGATTCTCAGGGAGGAGTCCGTCTGCCGCGTCCACGCAGTCAGGACAGTACACGCCGAGCTTGTCGGAAGGATAGTACTCGAACGCCGAGTCGCACAGCTTGCACGTCGTCGTCTCCTTACCACCCTTCCAGTGGCCGTTGTGTTCTCCGGCGTTCGGGTTACAGTCGTCGCAGTACTCACGCCTGGCCTTCGAATCGTAGAACTCGAGCCCGCAGCCCGAACAGGTTCGATTCGGAAGCGGGTCGCCGTGGACCTTCGTGTGGTGCTGGCGCATCCCTCGTTCGGTCGAGAGCGATTTCCCGCAGGTCGGACAGTCCATGCCCCTGCTGGCCGCGCTATCGCTGATAAACTCGAGTCTCGAATCGAACCTGACTGATCGAGCACACTCGACGCGTCCGCTCGAGTCTCAGCGCTCCCGAAGAAAATAGCCCGCCGATCAGAGGTAGCCTTCGTCGGCCAGCCGTTCGATCCCTTCCTCGAGCCGTTCTTCACTCGCAGCGTAGGAGATCCGGGCGTAGCCGGGCGTGCCGAACGCACTCCCCGGCACGGTTGCGACGTGGGCGTCTTCGATCGCACCCTCACACCAGGCCTGATCGTCGTCTGCAACTGGAAGCATCATGTAGAACGCACCCTCGGGAACGGCGACGTCGACGTCGTGGTCGGCGAGCAGGTCGACGACCAGATCACGCCGCTGCTCGAAGGCCTCGACCATCTCGGCGACGGCCTCGTCGGTGTTCTCGAGCGCTTCGATGCCGGCGTGCTGGACGAAGTTCACCGCCGACGACACGGAGTGGCTGTGGAGCTTTCCGGCCTGATCGATCAGTTCTTCGGGGCCGGCGAAGTAGCCGAGTCGCCAGCCGGTCATCGAGTAGGCTTTCGAGAAGCCGTTGACTGTCACGGTGCGGTCGGCCATTCCATCGAGCGTGCCCAGACTGGTCGGCTCGACGCCGTAGGTGATCTCCTTGTAAATCTCGTCGGAGATGACCGTGATGTCGTGCTCGACGGCGAGGTCGCGGACGCCCTCGAGTGCGGCGTCGGAGTAGACGGCACCGGTGGGGTTCGACGGCGAGTTGACGATCAACAGGTCGGTGTCGTCGGAGACGGCCTCACCGAGTTCGTCGAGGGCGGGCTCGAGCTGGAACTCGTGGGCCGAGAGATCGACACGCGTGAGGTCGCCGCCGGCCATCTTGACCATGGCCTCGTAGGAGACCCACGCAGGGTCCAGCAGGACGACCTCGTCGCCGTCCTGGACGAGCGCGGAGATAACCTCGTACAGCGCCTGCTTCGCACCCGGCGTGACGATGACTTCCTCGGTCGTGTGCTCGAGGCCGTCGTCGACGAGTTTGTCGACGATCGCTTCGCGAAGCGAGAGGATGCCCGAGGACGTGGTGTAGCCGGTGTGGCCGGCGTCCATCGCCTCTTTGGCGGCGTCGATGACGTTCTCCGGCGTCGGGAAGTCGGGTTCGCCGACCGAGAGGTCGACGACGTCTGCGCCGTCGGCCTCGAGTTCGGTCGCGAGCGCGGAAATGGCGAGCGTTGCGGACGGTTCGACTCGGGTTACGCGGTCAGTGAATTCCATGGACATGGTCTTACTGTGGCTCCGGCAGTTGATCGACGAGGTCGAGTGCGCCGTCGACGGCTTTCGCGGCGTTTTCGACGCGTTCGCGTGCCTCGGCGGCGGACATCCCGGGACCCGTTACACCGAGAGTCACGGGGGTATCACGCTCGAGACTGACGTCGGCGAGTCGCTGGGCGGCAGCGTCGGTGATCACCTGGTCGTGATCGGTGTCGCCCGTGATGACGGTGCCGATCACCGCGACGGCGTCGACGGGCTCGAGGCGAGCAAGGCGGTCTGCAGCCAGCGGGGCGTCGTAGACGCCGGGGACGCGGACCGTCTCGTGTACTTCCGCGCCCGCCGCGCTCGCGGCCTCGAGTGCGGCCTCTTCCATCTGCTCGGTGATCGGCCGGTTGAACTCGGCAACCACCAGTCCGAGCGTGGTCATATCCGAGCGGTAGGGTGGGCGGGTAAAAGAGGTACCGTTCTCGGCCGACTCCGGCGTTCGTTCCGGGCAACGGGGTCTGTGCGTTCTGGCCGACGGTGAGTATGAGAATCCTTAAGCGCGGGCGCGGACAACCGCCGCGCGATGACGACGTTACGGACACCCGGGCCGACGGTCGGGGTCGTCGGTGGGGGACAACTCGGTCGGATGCTCGCCGAGGCTGCCTCGCCCCTCGGCGTCGAACTGGTCGTTCTCGATCCGACGCCGGACTGTCCGGCCGCGCTGGTCGCACGCGACCAGATCGTCGCCGACTTCGACGACGAAGCAGCCATCCGGGGCCTCGCCGAGCGCGTCGACGTGCTCACCTTCGAGATCGAACTCGCCGACCAGGACGTCTTAGATCGCGTCAGTGAGGAGACGGGGACGCCGGTCCACCCGAAGCCGGCGACGCTCGAGACGATCCACGACAAACTCGTCCAGAAGCGCGAACTCGAAGACGCGGGTGTCCCGGTTCCACCCTTCCGTGTGGTCGACGATGCCGAGGATATTCGTGAGGCAATCGACGACTACGGCGCGCCGGTGATGCTCAAGGCCCGGACGGGTGGCTACGACGGTCGCGGGAACGTCCCCGTCGAGTCGAAAGCCGAGGCCGAAGACGCTCTCGAGGACGTCGCCGGGCCCGCGATGGTCGAGGCGTTCGTCGAGTTCGAGCGCGAAATTTCGGTCATCGCGGTCAAGGGCGACGGCGAAATCGCGGCGTTCCCCATCGGTGAGAACGTCCACGAGGAAGAGATACTCAGGGAAACCATCGTTCCCGCGCGCTCGAGTGAGGTTGTCGAGGAGCGTGCGCGTGAAGTTGCAGCGGACGTGCTCGAGGTGATGGAGGGCCGCGGGGTCTACGGGATCGAACTGTTCGAGACGACAGAGGGGGGAGTCCTGTTGAACGAGATCGCCCCGCGTCCGCACAACTCGGGTCACTGGACGATCGAGGGGGCCCAGAGTTCGCAGTTCGAACAGCACGTTCGTGCCGTACTGGGATGGCCGCTCGGGTCGACCGACCTGCGCGCCCCGACGGTATCCAAGAACCTGCTGGCAGACGTCGACGAGTCACAGGAGGCAGCGCTTGCGGACCTCGACCGCATCCTCGAGAGCGCCGGCGTGAACCTCCACTGGTACGGCAAGCGCGAGGCTCGTCCGCTCCGGAAGATGGGCCATCTCACCGTCACCGCGCGCGAGGACGAATCGGCCGACGAACTGCTCGAGACCGCCCGTGATCTCGAGGACGCCGTCACGTTCCGATCGTAGCTGCGGTGTTTACCACTGATTGAAGTTCCTTCCCGGACCACCACCAGCTATGAGCGAGAGCGTTAGCGATCTCGTCGACCGATTGCACCGCGAGGCCGATCAGGACCGTCCCACCGAGGAGACGCCCGACGTCGGCATCGTCATGGGGTCGGACAGCGACCTCGAGGTGATGATGACCGGCGGGTCGCGTCCCGGGGCATACGACGCCTTTGTTGACGAACTCGGCTTCGCCGAGCAGACCGATTTCGAGAACCCGCCCGAGGAGCGCTTTACGTTCGAAACCTACGTGACCTCGGCCCATCGAACGCCTGATCTGATGACCGCCTACGCCGAGACTGCCGAGGACCGCGGGCTCGACGTCATCATCGCGGGCGCGGGCGGGAAGTCGGCGGATCTTCCCAACATGACGGCCTCGATCGCCTATCCGCTGCCCGTGATCGGTGTGCCGGTTCAGGAGAAGTCCGTCGACAGCGTCATCGGCATGCCTGCCGGGGCTCCGCTCGTGGCCGTCGACGCTGGCAAATCGTTCAACGCTGCGCTGTCGGCTGCCCAGATCCTCGCCCGCCAGTACGACGAGGTGCGCGACCGCCTCGTCGCCTACCACGAGGACCTTCGCGAGGGCGTTGGCGACGTCTCTCGAGAGCTCCACGACGGGGGAACGGCGGCGTTTCGATCTCGTAGGGAGTAGTTGTTTTCGGCGGTTGCCAATCGACGACCGATCGACCAGGTCGACGGAGTCTACGGTTGCCACAGCCCCGACCCGTTTCAACCCGCCGGTTACCACCGATGTGGTCGGTAGGCCGATCCCGTGGACTCGTTTCTCCGGGTAACGCACACGTGATCAGTTTGGTGACCGGTGGGAAGCCCCGTCTGGAGCCTGTGTAAGGCTGGATTACCGTTTCGTTCACGGCAGCAATTTCGACAGATAGTTCTACCTGATTATTCAAGTACGAAGACTGGAGCTGTTCAAAGGTTTTGGCCCGTGTTCGCCCAGAAAACGAACAATCAACCCTTATGTGCGTGCGGTTTGAAGCCTCGAACGTTAGGGAGATGAACGATTGGATAGCGATCGGGGCGCTGGCGCTCGTGGGACTGCTGATACCGCTGGGTATGATGCTGGTATCGTGGCTCCTGCGACCGAGCGTTCCGGAAACGAGTAAACGCGCCACCTACGAGAGCGGCGAAGTGCCGACCGGAGGGACCCGTATCCGGTTCAACATCCAGTACTACATGGTCGCACTCCTGTTCCTGGTCTTCGATATCGAAACCGTCCTGTTGTTTCCGTGGGCGGTCGTGTACCTGGACGTCCTCGAGTCGGACGCGGTCGGTCACTTCGAGATTCTCGCGCCGATGGTGGCCTTCGTCGCGATCCTGCTCGTTGGACTCGGGTGGGCGTGGCGAACCGGTGCCGTACAGTGGGCACGAACACCTGGGCAGGTCGACCCAGATACGGAGCGTGACAGGGTATGAGTGAACACCAACCCGAACAGCCGAACGCGGCGAATACTGGTACTGCACCGTCGACGGACACCCGCGACGCCCGGATGGGCGCCGGGACTGACGACCGGTTCAACTCGAAACTTCGGGAGGCCTTCGGCACGTCGCCGTTCGTCCTCACGAAGTTCGACGAGTTCATGAACTGGGTCCGCGGCAACTCGATGTTCATGCTGCAGTTCGGGATCGCCTGCTGCAGCATCGAGATGATCCACACCTACGCGATCAAACACGACGTCGACCGCTTCGGGGCCGGCGTTCCGCGGGCGTCACCCCGGCAGGCCGACGTGATGATCGTCCCCGGAACGATCGTCTCGAAGTTCGGACCGCGGATGAAGCGCGTCTACGACCAGATGCCCGAACCCAAGTTCGTCGTCGGCATGGGATCGTGTACGATCTCCGGTGGCCCGTTCCAGGAGGGCTACAACGTCGTCAAGGGTGCCGAAGAGATCATTCCGGTCGACATTCACGTCCCCGGGTGCCCGCCCCGACCAGAGGCGCTCGTCTACGGCATCCTCAAGCTACAGGAACGGATCAAGAACGGCGAATCGTCACCCGTCGTCGTCAAACCGTACGAACTCGAGCGCTTCGGGGACCTCCCCGAGGACGAACTGGTACAGAAACTCGCGAGCGAGATCGACGAGGACGACCTCGTCATGCGGTACAACTGGGCTGATTCGCCATGAGCACCGGGATCGAGAAGCAGGAAGTCGACGCTGAAACGGTCGACGACCACCTCGCGCGACTCGAGTCGGTGATCGGCGATCGCGCGCTCGCGCGAGAGGACCACATGAACGCACCGGGGTTCGTGGTCAATCCGGACGACGTGCAGTCGGTCCTTACAGACTTGCGAGACGTCGCCGGTTACGACCACTGTTCGTGCGTAACGGCTCAGCAGTACGAGGACCGCTACGAGACGATCTATCACCTCAAGAAGTACGTCGATCCGACCGACGAGGTGAGCATCGTCGTCCCGACCTCGCTCGACGATCCCAGAAGCGAGAGCGCAGCGCCGGTGTATCGGACGGCAGACTGGCACGAACGGGAGGCCTACGACCTCGTGGGGATCGAGTACGAGAGTCACCCCGATCTGCGGCGCATCTTGCTGCCGGAGACCTGGCAGGGTCATCCCCTCTCTGCGGACTACGATCAGACCCAGCCACAGGTCGTGACCCTCGCCGAACACGAGAACCCGATCCAGCCGGACTACCACGACGAGGAAGGGGAGACGATGTTCCTGAACGTCGGCCCCCACCACCCGGCAACCCACGGCGTGCTCCACGTGAAAGCCGTACTCGACGGCGAGACGGTCGTCCACGCCGAACCCGACATCGGCTACCTCCACCGCTGTGAGGAGCAGATGTGCCAGCAGGGGACCTACCGTCACCAGATCATGCCCTATCCCGATCGGTGGGACTACGTCTCTGCCGGCTTGCTCAACGAGTGGGCCTACGCGCGGGCGATCGAAGACCTCGCGGACATCGAGGTCCCCGAGTACGCACAGGTGATCCGCACTCTCGGCGCCGAGCTCTGCCGGATCGCCTCGCACATGCTCGCACTCGGGACGTTCGCACTGGACGTCTACGGCGAATTCACGGCGACGTTCATGTACACGTTCCGCGACCGAGAGATCATTCAGGACATCCTCGAGGAGCTGACCGGCCAGCGGATGATGTTCAACTACTTCCGGGTCGGCGGCGTCGCCTGGGACCTCCCGGAGCCTCGTGAGGAGTTCATCGCACAGACCCGGGAGTTCCTCGAGCAACTACCCGCGAAGGTCGCCGAGTACGACGACCTCATCACGACCAACGAGATCTTCCAGCTCCGGTGTGTCGACACCGGTATCCTCGAGCCAGAAGCGGCCAAGGACTACGGCTGCACTGGCCCGGTCGCTCGCGGCTCCGGCGTCGACTACGACCTCCGACGTGACGACCCCTACGGCTACTATCCGGAACTCGACTGGGATGTCGTCACCGAGGACGGCTGTGACAACTACAGTCGCGTGCTCGTCCGCATGCAGGAAGTCGAGGAGTCCGCGAAGATCGTCGAACAGTGTCTCGACCTGCTCGAAGAGTGGCCCGAAGACGACCGCGAGATTCAGGCGAACGTCCCGCGGACGCTGAAGCCGGACGCAGGCGCAGAGACCTATCGTGCGGTCGAAGCTGCGAAGGGTGAACTCGGGATCTACATCCGCTCGGACGGTACCGACAAGCCCGCCCGATTCAAGATCCGCAGTCCGTGCTTCTCGAACCTGCAGTCGCTCGGCGAGATGACTGAAGGGGAGTACATCCCCGACCTGATCGCCAGCCTCGGCAGCCTCGACATCGTCCTCGGGGAGGTGGATCGATGACCGGGACGGGACTCGCCTTCCCGCTGCAGGCTGACGGGACGACGCTGCTCCCCGAACACCTCGTGAACCTCCTGCGGTTAGAGCAGTTTGGCATCGCAGGTGAGTTGCTCGCGGCGTTCCTCGCTGCGTTCATCGTCGCGAACATCATGCTCGCGATGACGGGCGTCGCCGGACCGTGGGCGAAACGAAAGATTACCGCGGCGTTCACCGACCGGATCGCGGTCAACCATCTCGGCCCGGCGGGGATCGGGATCATCATCGCCGACGCGGTGCGACTGCTCTCGAAGGAAAACATCATCCCGGAGAACGCCGATCGACCGGCCTACGACCTCGCACCGATCGTCATCGCGGGGTCGGCGCTGCTCGGCTTTGCCGTGATTCCGATGGGCAGCGGGATCCACCTCGCCGATCCCGAGGTCGGACTGGTGTTCGTCTTCGCGGTCGCCGGCATCGCCTCCATCGGACTGGTGATGGCAGGCTACGCGTCGGGCAACAAGTACTCGATGCTCGGCGGTCTCCGCGCGGTCGCCCAGAACGTCGCCTACGAGATTCCGCTCGTCGTGACCGGGATGTCGGTTGTCATCTTCGCCGGCTCCCTGCGGATGAGCGAAATCGTCGCCGCACAGGGTGAGCCGTTGTTCTCGATCGCCGGGCTGACGATTCCCGCCTGGTACGCGATCGTCAACCCGTTCGCGTTCGCCCTCTTCCTGATCGCTAACTTCGCCGAAGTGGGACGGAACCCCTTCGACATGCCCGAGGCACCGGCGGAACTTATCGCTGGCTACCAGACCGAGTACTCCTCGGTGTACTTCGTACTCGTCTACCTCGGGGAGTTCCTCCACATCTTCCTCGGTGGGGCGATCATTACGACCATCTTCCTCGGTGGTCCCGCAGGGCCGGGCCCAGAAGCGCTCGGCATCGTCTGGTTCCTGATCAAGATCTGGGGTGTGTTCCTCCTCACCCAGTGGCTCCGCTCTGCGGTGCCCCGGGTCCGGATGGACCACCTGATCGAGATCGGCTGGAAGGGCCTGCTGGTCCTCTCCTTTGCGAACCTGTTCGTTACCATCGCAATCGTCGAGGTGATTACATGATCGGACTGCTCAAATCAATGGCAACCACGATGAGACACGCACTGGACGGGTCGACTTTCACGGTCGAGTACCCGAAGACCGCACCGGACGTCTCCCCGCGATTCAGGGGCGTCCACAAGTGGAGCCAGGAACGGTGTATCTGGTGTCGCCAGTGCGAGAACGTCTGTCCGAACGACACCATCCAGATCGTGATGGACGACCAGCGAAACGGCGAACAGTACAACCTCCACATCGGCCAGTGTGTCTACTGCCGGCTCTGTGAGGAGGTGTGCCCGACTGACGCCATCTTGCTCACCCAGAACTTCGAGTTCACCGGTGACACCAAACACGACCTGGTGTACAACAAAGAGCAACTGCGTGCGGTACCGTGGTACAAGGACATCGACCCGCTCGAGTCGCGGGAACCCGATCGCGGCGCGTGGATCGGCGAGGGCGAAGGCGAGGTGGACTACCAGTAACCATGCTGGAGCTTATCGCGTTCGTCCTGTTCGCAGTCGTGACCCTCGGGAGTGCCCTCGGGGTCGTCCTCTTGCGGGACCCCTGGCACTCGGCGCTGATGCTCGGCATCGCGTTGCTCTCGGTCGCGGTCCACTACGTGATGCTCGCGGCCGAGTTCGTCGCGATGATGCAGGTGCTCGTCTACGTCGGCGGCG is a genomic window of Natrarchaeobaculum aegyptiacum containing:
- a CDS encoding NADH-quinone oxidoreductase subunit B, encoding MSEHQPEQPNAANTGTAPSTDTRDARMGAGTDDRFNSKLREAFGTSPFVLTKFDEFMNWVRGNSMFMLQFGIACCSIEMIHTYAIKHDVDRFGAGVPRASPRQADVMIVPGTIVSKFGPRMKRVYDQMPEPKFVVGMGSCTISGGPFQEGYNVVKGAEEIIPVDIHVPGCPPRPEALVYGILKLQERIKNGESSPVVVKPYELERFGDLPEDELVQKLASEIDEDDLVMRYNWADSP
- a CDS encoding NADH-quinone oxidoreductase subunit D, with product MSTGIEKQEVDAETVDDHLARLESVIGDRALAREDHMNAPGFVVNPDDVQSVLTDLRDVAGYDHCSCVTAQQYEDRYETIYHLKKYVDPTDEVSIVVPTSLDDPRSESAAPVYRTADWHEREAYDLVGIEYESHPDLRRILLPETWQGHPLSADYDQTQPQVVTLAEHENPIQPDYHDEEGETMFLNVGPHHPATHGVLHVKAVLDGETVVHAEPDIGYLHRCEEQMCQQGTYRHQIMPYPDRWDYVSAGLLNEWAYARAIEDLADIEVPEYAQVIRTLGAELCRIASHMLALGTFALDVYGEFTATFMYTFRDREIIQDILEELTGQRMMFNYFRVGGVAWDLPEPREEFIAQTREFLEQLPAKVAEYDDLITTNEIFQLRCVDTGILEPEAAKDYGCTGPVARGSGVDYDLRRDDPYGYYPELDWDVVTEDGCDNYSRVLVRMQEVEESAKIVEQCLDLLEEWPEDDREIQANVPRTLKPDAGAETYRAVEAAKGELGIYIRSDGTDKPARFKIRSPCFSNLQSLGEMTEGEYIPDLIASLGSLDIVLGEVDR
- a CDS encoding complex I subunit 1/NuoH family protein translates to MTGTGLAFPLQADGTTLLPEHLVNLLRLEQFGIAGELLAAFLAAFIVANIMLAMTGVAGPWAKRKITAAFTDRIAVNHLGPAGIGIIIADAVRLLSKENIIPENADRPAYDLAPIVIAGSALLGFAVIPMGSGIHLADPEVGLVFVFAVAGIASIGLVMAGYASGNKYSMLGGLRAVAQNVAYEIPLVVTGMSVVIFAGSLRMSEIVAAQGEPLFSIAGLTIPAWYAIVNPFAFALFLIANFAEVGRNPFDMPEAPAELIAGYQTEYSSVYFVLVYLGEFLHIFLGGAIITTIFLGGPAGPGPEALGIVWFLIKIWGVFLLTQWLRSAVPRVRMDHLIEIGWKGLLVLSFANLFVTIAIVEVIT
- a CDS encoding NuoI/complex I 23 kDa subunit family protein, which produces MIGLLKSMATTMRHALDGSTFTVEYPKTAPDVSPRFRGVHKWSQERCIWCRQCENVCPNDTIQIVMDDQRNGEQYNLHIGQCVYCRLCEEVCPTDAILLTQNFEFTGDTKHDLVYNKEQLRAVPWYKDIDPLESREPDRGAWIGEGEGEVDYQ
- a CDS encoding NADH-quinone oxidoreductase subunit J; amino-acid sequence: MLELIAFVLFAVVTLGSALGVVLLRDPWHSALMLGIALLSVAVHYVMLAAEFVAMMQVLVYVGGVLILITFAVMLTQREQPPTAGESEEVTRT